From one Bacillus sp. FJAT-42376 genomic stretch:
- a CDS encoding trypsin-like peptidase domain-containing protein: MGYYDDHNQESVSSRYGNEKKASKPSRWKPVLSSITSGVVGGMIVLGVYPLIEDKQQENPAVQNAPAEQAASQSTVKPSANVQTVSNNVNVADVAENLSPAIVGIANLQQSQQSFSDTPQESSTGSGVIFKKEGKDAFILTNNHVVEGAQSLDISFSNGKKAKGDLVGADPLTDLAVVRIKADQAPGVAAIGDSSKLRAGEKVIAIGNPLGIEFSRTVTEGIISGTNRSIQIDTSKGPWELNVLQTDAAINPGNSGGPLINMNGEVIGINSLKISQNGVEGLGFAIPSNDVMPIASQLMKKGQVDRPFLGVSLGDIEQIPPQIASQELGLPEGVTTGVYLDKIQSGSPADKGGLERGDVIIALDGKKVKNSSELRKYLYESKSIGDKVNVTAYRDGKKQEFTLTLAAQE, encoded by the coding sequence ATGGGCTACTATGATGATCATAATCAGGAATCTGTTTCAAGCCGGTACGGGAATGAGAAGAAAGCGTCTAAGCCGAGCCGCTGGAAGCCCGTTCTTTCTTCTATAACGAGCGGGGTGGTCGGCGGTATGATTGTTCTCGGTGTGTATCCGCTGATTGAGGATAAACAGCAGGAGAATCCGGCTGTTCAAAATGCACCTGCTGAACAAGCGGCTTCTCAAAGTACAGTGAAGCCGTCAGCGAATGTGCAGACGGTGAGCAATAATGTGAATGTGGCGGATGTTGCAGAGAATCTGTCGCCTGCGATTGTCGGAATTGCCAATCTTCAGCAAAGCCAGCAGAGTTTCAGTGATACCCCTCAAGAGAGCAGTACGGGCTCCGGAGTTATTTTCAAGAAGGAAGGCAAGGATGCTTTTATTTTGACGAACAACCATGTAGTGGAAGGAGCTCAGTCGCTTGATATCTCTTTTTCAAACGGGAAAAAAGCGAAGGGGGACCTGGTCGGGGCGGATCCGCTGACGGACTTGGCGGTTGTACGCATTAAGGCCGATCAGGCTCCGGGAGTAGCGGCAATCGGAGATTCTTCTAAGCTCCGTGCCGGAGAAAAAGTCATCGCGATTGGAAATCCGCTTGGAATTGAGTTCTCCCGTACTGTAACAGAGGGGATTATAAGCGGCACCAATCGAAGTATCCAAATTGATACATCGAAAGGCCCTTGGGAGCTGAATGTCCTGCAGACGGATGCTGCAATCAACCCTGGGAACAGCGGAGGCCCGCTCATAAATATGAATGGAGAAGTGATAGGAATCAACAGCCTGAAAATCAGCCAGAACGGAGTAGAAGGCCTTGGCTTTGCCATTCCAAGCAACGATGTGATGCCGATTGCAAGTCAGTTGATGAAAAAAGGCCAGGTAGACCGTCCGTTCCTCGGTGTTTCTCTTGGGGACATTGAACAAATTCCGCCTCAAATTGCGAGCCAGGAGCTTGGTCTCCCTGAAGGAGTGACTACAGGCGTTTATTTGGATAAAATCCAGTCAGGATCTCCGGCAGATAAAGGAGGCCTGGAACGAGGCGATGTAATTATCGCACTCGATGGCAAGAAAGTGAAAAATTCCAGTGAGCTGAGGAAATATCTGTATGAAAGCAAGTCCATTGGGGATAAAGTAAACGTTACAGCATACCGTGATGGCAAAAAACAGGAATTTACTCTTACCCTCGCTGCTCAAGAATAG
- a CDS encoding class F sortase → MKWFLSIVYAGLFTLFIYSAADYFFLNNEQPSANATQAEKKAEEKKEGTPAVVKTKLPLDKEFPRIKEQIKSMNGLTSAFKGMEPAKVEIPKIDVSASIEKVGTLSTGQMDVPKDDKNVGWFEPGTKVGNAGNAVFAGHVDNKTGPAVFYNLKKLEKGDEIKVKDAEGKELVFIVKNKVSYPRDKAPLDEIFGSTSRRNLNLITCTGTFDRSKRTHEERLVVYTELRDDFVKQIETSAENPEAPTHVEVNGNLVSWHAVRDEKIIGYRVYRQNSNGTKEQVGSVSSLDRKNYLDPDSQSSIYSVTSVDIYGQESHFAKWTSGNENESR, encoded by the coding sequence GTGAAATGGTTCCTTTCCATTGTTTATGCAGGACTGTTCACCCTTTTTATTTATAGTGCAGCTGACTACTTCTTTCTAAATAATGAGCAGCCTTCAGCAAATGCTACGCAGGCTGAGAAAAAGGCTGAGGAAAAGAAAGAAGGGACTCCGGCTGTTGTTAAAACGAAGCTTCCTTTAGATAAGGAATTTCCGAGAATCAAAGAGCAAATTAAATCCATGAACGGATTGACCTCTGCCTTTAAGGGGATGGAGCCGGCAAAGGTGGAAATACCTAAAATTGATGTATCAGCGAGTATTGAAAAGGTCGGAACTCTTTCAACTGGCCAGATGGATGTTCCGAAGGATGACAAAAACGTTGGCTGGTTTGAACCGGGAACAAAAGTCGGCAATGCCGGAAACGCGGTATTTGCGGGACATGTAGATAATAAAACAGGCCCTGCTGTTTTTTACAACCTTAAAAAACTTGAAAAAGGCGATGAAATTAAGGTGAAGGACGCAGAGGGGAAAGAGCTTGTTTTTATAGTAAAAAATAAGGTCAGCTATCCGCGTGATAAAGCTCCTCTGGATGAGATTTTTGGCAGTACCAGCCGGAGGAATTTAAATTTAATTACGTGTACAGGAACTTTTGACCGCTCTAAACGAACTCATGAAGAACGGCTCGTCGTTTATACAGAGCTTAGAGATGATTTCGTTAAACAGATTGAAACAAGCGCAGAAAATCCGGAAGCTCCAACCCACGTTGAGGTAAACGGAAACCTGGTTTCATGGCATGCTGTGAGAGATGAAAAAATCATCGGATACCGTGTTTATCGCCAAAACAGCAACGGAACGAAGGAGCAAGTAGGAAGTGTTTCTTCATTAGACCGTAAAAATTATTTGGACCCCGATTCCCAGAGCTCCATCTATTCGGTCACTTCTGTCGATATTTACGGACAGGAATCCCACTTTGCAAAATGGACTTCTGGAAATGAGAACGAATCCCGCTGA
- a CDS encoding nucleotidyltransferase domain-containing protein — protein MHIPASLQKIESIHNIKICFAVEAGSRAFGYASEDSDHDVRFIYIHRPEWYLSIDQGKDVIEEPISENLDISGWEMTKALRLFRKSNPSLLEWLQAETVYEDCFSFADSLRVLNHTYFQPKPALFHYLNIASANVKKISGGSITIKPLLNLIRSILSAGWIRNHGTFPPNVIDSSILAPYIKLKKSGHTDPVLLSKEIQSFIQREMEELRDYAESLRQIHTDPTAELNLLFQNTLKKAWPENRFR, from the coding sequence ATGCATATCCCCGCCAGCCTCCAAAAAATCGAATCCATTCACAACATCAAAATCTGCTTCGCCGTCGAAGCGGGCAGCCGTGCATTCGGATATGCATCTGAAGATAGTGATCATGATGTGCGCTTTATTTATATCCACCGCCCTGAATGGTATCTCTCCATTGATCAAGGGAAGGATGTCATTGAAGAGCCGATAAGCGAAAATCTGGATATCAGCGGATGGGAAATGACGAAGGCACTGAGGCTTTTCAGAAAATCAAATCCTTCTTTACTTGAATGGCTGCAGGCGGAAACGGTTTATGAGGATTGTTTTTCATTCGCGGATAGTCTCCGGGTATTAAACCATACTTATTTTCAGCCAAAGCCGGCGCTGTTCCACTATTTGAACATCGCCTCAGCAAATGTAAAGAAGATCAGCGGAGGGTCGATTACTATAAAGCCGCTCCTGAATCTTATCCGTTCTATCTTAAGCGCAGGCTGGATCAGGAACCATGGTACATTTCCTCCAAACGTAATAGACTCTTCTATCTTGGCACCCTATATAAAATTGAAAAAATCGGGTCACACAGATCCCGTTTTATTAAGTAAAGAGATCCAGAGTTTTATACAACGTGAAATGGAAGAATTAAGGGATTATGCCGAATCACTGAGGCAAATCCATACAGATCCTACCGCAGAACTGAATCTTCTTTTTCAAAATACATTGAAAAAAGCCTGGCCAGAGAACAGATTTCGATAA
- a CDS encoding SDR family oxidoreductase codes for MRVMTKIAVVTGASRLNGIGAAICRELAAAGIDLFFTAWSPFDQAVYGKNHTNEPAVLLEELRTAGVRAEMMDADLSDPAVPEMIFNEVKKRMGAGPDILVNNAAFSVNKDILEMTALDMDRHYQVNVRGTALMCGAFARHFSKVSGGRIINMTSGQSRGPMPGEIPYAASKGAIDALTVSISAELAPMGITVNAVNPGPTDSGWMNREVKEHLGPMFPFGRIGQPADAARLIRFLVSEEAEWITGQVLHSEGGFRR; via the coding sequence ATGAGGGTTATGACGAAAATTGCCGTAGTGACGGGAGCTTCCCGTTTAAATGGAATAGGTGCCGCTATTTGCAGAGAGCTGGCTGCCGCCGGGATTGATCTATTCTTTACTGCCTGGTCACCATTTGATCAGGCGGTGTATGGAAAAAATCACACAAACGAACCAGCGGTATTGCTTGAAGAACTGCGGACAGCAGGAGTACGCGCCGAAATGATGGACGCTGACTTGTCTGATCCGGCGGTACCTGAAATGATTTTTAATGAAGTCAAAAAGAGAATGGGGGCAGGTCCCGATATCCTTGTAAATAATGCGGCTTTCTCTGTAAATAAAGACATCCTGGAGATGACGGCCCTCGACATGGACCGGCATTACCAAGTCAATGTGCGAGGAACGGCCCTCATGTGCGGGGCCTTCGCCCGTCATTTTTCAAAAGTAAGCGGGGGAAGAATCATCAACATGACGTCCGGCCAGTCACGCGGACCGATGCCCGGAGAAATTCCTTATGCCGCGAGCAAAGGAGCGATCGATGCCCTCACTGTTTCCATTTCTGCTGAACTTGCGCCGATGGGCATCACCGTAAACGCCGTAAATCCGGGTCCGACCGACAGCGGCTGGATGAACCGTGAAGTAAAGGAGCACCTGGGGCCAATGTTCCCCTTCGGCCGAATCGGCCAGCCCGCCGATGCCGCCAGACTCATCCGTTTTTTAGTCAGTGAGGAGGCAGAGTGGATCACCGGCCAGGTGCTTCACTCGGAAGGCGGTTTTCGCAGGTAG
- a CDS encoding copper amine oxidase: protein MNMKRILIMMMALLLFIPTMAMAAGEKAQPTVSTPAADLRSTLDQLLSEHFVLAVMSMTKKYDGAADAEQVQAALNQNAKDMTPAIESIYGKEGAAQFEEIFLGHNTYTDSLVEAAKSGDAEARKAAEAEVQKFVDDFSKFLGTATEGKLPEAAAKEALRAHEDDVMKAFDMHVKGDYEASYTAFREGYARMFVISKALSTAIVSQMPEKFENTKADTPAADLRSNLNMLASEHFALAAMGMQKGFDGAKDYDFATWAEDMHTADFKAAIASIYGEEGGAQFEKVWQSKHITAQADLAAAAAQGDEEKVKAAKESLSMFSKDFGAFLGAATEENLPTADAQAAVKGHEDTVIKTFDSYVAKDYDASTASFREGYAYMYGVGEALGGAIVKQMPEKFMAENMPSDMPKTGMGGTANDQSQYMMYAALAGILALTGGLVIRKRALNKQ from the coding sequence ATGAATATGAAAAGAATCCTTATAATGATGATGGCTTTACTGCTTTTTATCCCGACCATGGCTATGGCCGCAGGAGAAAAGGCGCAGCCAACGGTTTCTACACCGGCAGCAGATCTTAGATCGACCTTAGACCAGCTGTTATCCGAACACTTTGTGTTAGCGGTTATGTCGATGACGAAGAAATATGACGGAGCAGCCGATGCAGAGCAAGTACAAGCCGCTCTAAATCAAAATGCAAAAGATATGACACCTGCCATTGAATCCATTTACGGAAAAGAAGGCGCAGCACAATTCGAAGAAATTTTCCTTGGTCATAACACTTATACAGACTCTTTAGTAGAAGCAGCGAAAAGCGGAGATGCTGAAGCACGAAAAGCAGCTGAAGCAGAAGTTCAAAAATTCGTAGACGACTTCTCTAAATTCCTGGGAACAGCGACTGAAGGCAAACTTCCGGAAGCAGCTGCAAAAGAAGCTCTTCGTGCTCATGAAGATGATGTAATGAAGGCATTCGATATGCATGTGAAGGGTGATTATGAAGCATCTTACACAGCTTTCCGTGAAGGCTATGCACGTATGTTTGTAATTTCTAAAGCACTATCAACGGCAATCGTTTCCCAAATGCCTGAGAAATTTGAAAACACAAAAGCGGATACACCAGCAGCTGATTTAAGGTCCAACCTGAATATGCTTGCTTCTGAGCACTTTGCTTTAGCAGCAATGGGTATGCAAAAAGGCTTTGATGGAGCAAAAGATTACGATTTCGCAACATGGGCTGAAGATATGCACACAGCTGATTTCAAAGCAGCGATCGCTTCTATTTATGGTGAAGAAGGCGGAGCACAGTTTGAAAAAGTATGGCAATCCAAGCACATCACAGCACAAGCTGATTTAGCTGCAGCGGCAGCACAAGGTGATGAAGAAAAAGTAAAAGCAGCGAAAGAATCGCTAAGCATGTTCTCTAAAGATTTCGGTGCATTCCTTGGAGCGGCTACTGAAGAAAACCTTCCTACTGCAGATGCACAGGCAGCAGTAAAAGGTCATGAAGATACAGTAATCAAAACATTTGATAGCTATGTAGCGAAAGATTACGATGCAAGCACGGCTTCATTCCGTGAAGGATATGCTTACATGTATGGTGTAGGCGAAGCACTTGGCGGAGCAATCGTAAAACAAATGCCAGAAAAATTCATGGCAGAAAACATGCCTTCCGATATGCCTAAAACAGGTATGGGCGGTACAGCAAATGATCAGTCTCAATACATGATGTATGCTGCACTTGCTGGAATTTTGGCTCTGACTGGCGGATTAGTGATTCGCAAAAGAGCATTAAATAAGCAATAA
- a CDS encoding SDR family NAD(P)-dependent oxidoreductase produces the protein MSEKRPLAMVTGASSGLGLELSKQFAENGYDIAISGSSDRIYEAAEVIRGLGANAYPHQADASSYDGVESFWTFVKELVRPVEAAVLNVGIGLGGAFAETDLEDELKLISINISGTVHMAKRVVQHMLPNGRGKILVVSSIAATLPTPYETVYGPSKTFGFSFAESLREELRGTGVTVTALLPGPTDTDFHSNAGMDSSEIGSSEKNDKVLVAKQGYEALMNDVDHVVGGDEATKQEAKENRNTPEPEKAARHAKRARLQN, from the coding sequence ATGTCAGAAAAACGTCCGCTTGCAATGGTTACCGGAGCATCCTCCGGACTTGGTCTTGAGCTTTCCAAACAATTCGCCGAAAACGGTTATGATATCGCTATATCAGGATCAAGCGACCGGATTTACGAGGCGGCAGAAGTAATCCGCGGTCTTGGAGCTAATGCTTATCCCCATCAGGCCGATGCCTCTTCCTACGATGGTGTTGAAAGCTTTTGGACCTTTGTGAAGGAATTAGTCCGTCCTGTCGAAGCAGCCGTTCTTAACGTCGGAATCGGGCTTGGCGGGGCATTTGCCGAAACAGATCTTGAAGATGAGCTCAAGCTGATTTCCATTAATATTTCTGGAACGGTTCACATGGCAAAACGTGTCGTTCAGCATATGCTCCCAAACGGCCGCGGTAAAATTCTCGTTGTTTCATCAATTGCCGCAACACTTCCGACTCCATATGAAACCGTATATGGACCTTCCAAGACATTTGGCTTTTCATTCGCAGAATCTTTGCGTGAGGAACTGCGCGGAACAGGTGTTACGGTCACAGCCCTCCTGCCAGGTCCGACAGATACAGATTTCCACTCTAATGCTGGTATGGACTCGAGCGAAATCGGTTCTTCAGAGAAAAACGATAAAGTGCTCGTAGCTAAACAAGGGTATGAAGCACTAATGAACGATGTGGATCATGTCGTTGGCGGAGATGAGGCAACCAAACAGGAAGCAAAGGAAAATCGAAATACTCCTGAGCCGGAGAAAGCAGCCCGCCATGCCAAACGGGCACGTCTGCAAAACTAA
- a CDS encoding dihydrofolate reductase family protein gives MRNTVLYIAMSLDGYIARENGEIDWLEEAEGKGDNGYGEFLETIDTVIMGRKTYEQVLGFDIEFPYQDKECYVFSNKREGMDEYASFQKGNPSDLLLQLKQKSGKDIWLIGGGDLIKHFMQEQLVDKFIIAVIPVLLGKGISLFDKGFPEQKLSLSKSERFNEIVLLTYELKKL, from the coding sequence ATGAGGAACACAGTTTTGTATATTGCGATGAGTCTTGACGGATATATCGCACGGGAAAATGGGGAGATTGACTGGCTTGAGGAGGCAGAGGGGAAAGGGGATAACGGATATGGGGAGTTTCTAGAAACGATTGATACTGTAATCATGGGAAGGAAAACATACGAGCAGGTTCTTGGATTTGATATAGAATTTCCATATCAGGATAAAGAGTGCTATGTATTCTCCAATAAAAGAGAAGGAATGGACGAATATGCATCGTTTCAAAAAGGAAACCCGTCGGATCTTCTCTTGCAACTAAAGCAGAAATCCGGAAAAGATATCTGGCTGATCGGGGGAGGAGATCTCATTAAGCATTTTATGCAGGAGCAGCTTGTGGACAAGTTTATCATTGCGGTGATTCCCGTCTTGCTAGGGAAAGGTATTTCTCTATTTGATAAGGGGTTTCCTGAACAAAAGCTTTCGCTCTCTAAAAGTGAAAGATTTAATGAGATTGTGCTGCTCACCTATGAATTAAAAAAACTGTAA
- the map gene encoding type I methionyl aminopeptidase, producing the protein MIQLKSKREIELMHEAGRLLAETHKEIAMMIRPGITTLEIDTFVEKFLKQYGATPEQKGYLGYPYATCASVNDEICHGFPGKKELKDGDIVTIDMVVNLNGGLADSAWTYAVGELDEESSRLMHVTKTSLDKGIEQAIAGNRTGDIGHAIQSYAEGEGFSVVRDFTGHGIGKTMHEDPTILHYGLPGKGTRLKEGMVITIEPMINAGSWQSKMDKNGWTARTVDGKRCAQFEHTLAITADGPLILTAQ; encoded by the coding sequence ATGATTCAACTTAAAAGTAAAAGAGAAATCGAGCTAATGCATGAAGCAGGAAGGCTATTGGCTGAAACTCATAAAGAAATTGCCATGATGATCCGGCCGGGAATCACAACGCTTGAGATTGACACATTTGTGGAAAAGTTTTTAAAACAATATGGGGCGACTCCTGAACAAAAGGGATACCTTGGATACCCATATGCGACATGTGCTTCTGTAAATGATGAAATCTGTCATGGCTTCCCGGGGAAAAAAGAGTTGAAAGACGGGGATATCGTGACAATCGATATGGTTGTTAATTTAAATGGCGGGCTGGCGGATTCTGCATGGACTTATGCAGTAGGGGAATTGGATGAAGAGTCATCAAGGCTCATGCATGTAACAAAAACTTCCTTGGATAAAGGCATCGAACAGGCGATTGCAGGAAACCGTACAGGGGATATTGGCCATGCGATTCAGTCTTATGCAGAAGGAGAAGGGTTCTCTGTTGTCAGAGACTTTACCGGCCACGGAATCGGAAAAACAATGCATGAAGACCCTACGATTCTCCACTACGGCCTTCCTGGAAAAGGTACCCGTTTAAAAGAAGGCATGGTTATTACAATCGAACCGATGATCAATGCAGGAAGCTGGCAATCCAAGATGGATAAAAACGGGTGGACGGCAAGAACCGTTGACGGGAAACGCTGTGCACAGTTTGAGCATACCCTTGCGATTACGGCAGACGGCCCGCTCATCCTGACAGCCCAATAA
- a CDS encoding YafY family protein codes for MNKPKRLYDLLKYINGKDRFTAKECSDEFGVSVRTIQRDLEELSTWGVPFYTEQGRYGGYRMLNWNMLPPILFSADEAVSIYFAYQALSYYGSLPFQINIDSALKKFYLHLPDQSKAKLDRLKDTIMFGTQGYSHIQAPHLEEIADAAMKKEVSEWLYDSKNGQKKRLVVPLGIYVYAGIWYVPAYFIEKEKISLFRADRVLEVSRTGQTMNDLPTLQEWLQEDKKNGATSILEIRLTKEGVRLCKGHPILHHGLIEDGDGGWIYRDIDLSEMDYTISLLLPLGKNAEVIQPEEMRNAMREHVKVLVDMYKN; via the coding sequence ATGAATAAACCGAAGAGGCTTTACGATTTGTTAAAATACATAAATGGAAAAGATCGTTTTACAGCAAAAGAATGTTCCGACGAATTCGGTGTGTCCGTTCGGACCATTCAGCGCGACCTGGAAGAATTAAGCACGTGGGGGGTTCCTTTTTATACAGAACAAGGCAGATACGGCGGCTACAGAATGCTGAACTGGAACATGCTTCCACCCATTCTTTTTTCTGCAGACGAAGCCGTATCTATTTATTTTGCCTACCAGGCATTATCTTATTACGGCTCTCTCCCATTTCAAATTAATATTGATTCAGCGCTTAAAAAATTCTATTTACATCTTCCCGACCAGAGTAAAGCAAAATTAGACCGGCTAAAAGACACCATTATGTTTGGAACTCAGGGCTATTCGCATATTCAAGCCCCTCATTTAGAAGAAATAGCAGATGCGGCTATGAAAAAAGAGGTGTCAGAGTGGCTGTATGACTCTAAAAACGGACAGAAAAAAAGACTGGTCGTTCCTCTCGGCATTTATGTTTATGCTGGCATTTGGTATGTTCCGGCCTATTTCATTGAAAAAGAAAAAATCTCCCTATTTCGGGCGGATCGTGTTCTTGAAGTAAGCAGAACCGGACAAACAATGAATGATCTCCCCACTCTGCAGGAATGGCTTCAAGAAGATAAGAAAAACGGGGCAACATCCATACTGGAAATTCGATTAACAAAAGAGGGGGTCAGGCTGTGCAAAGGTCATCCTATCTTGCATCATGGGCTGATAGAAGATGGGGACGGAGGATGGATCTATAGAGACATCGATTTATCTGAAATGGATTATACAATATCACTGCTGCTTCCTCTTGGCAAAAATGCGGAAGTCATTCAGCCTGAAGAAATGAGAAATGCAATGAGAGAGCACGTAAAGGTTCTTGTCGATATGTACAAAAATTAA
- a CDS encoding DUF4003 family protein — MEYGQHKLDQYHHIFLQLKDELKWKVADQRILMMAASLYAVSNRAFNLSHYLHVCDYMKAYSGMFSPFKSYHRFITAAILDTRYEDPFAKFDEMHRMHDMLVHAGFRKGIFTYISALALMGTNTAEDKIHVKAAKAHTIYSYMKDQHFFLTSASDYPLAVLLAEREERAEELIELMESYYDELNRSGFKQGNELQFLSHILSLTGQAASQDIVSRCVQTARTLEDYGFSLKRKHYPEIGLLSLINSQAADFETLFSFIKKLNGEKHFKWHKDMNFTVAVHLIASDRLENSSLIGTGLYTSIEIMMQAQQAAMIAVVASSAASSDGGGGGD; from the coding sequence ATGGAGTATGGACAGCATAAGCTCGATCAATACCATCACATCTTTTTACAGCTCAAGGATGAACTGAAATGGAAGGTCGCTGATCAGAGAATTTTAATGATGGCCGCTTCTCTTTATGCCGTATCAAACAGGGCTTTCAACCTTTCACACTATCTCCATGTATGCGACTATATGAAAGCATACAGCGGAATGTTTTCTCCATTTAAATCCTATCACCGCTTCATCACAGCAGCGATTCTCGACACAAGGTACGAGGATCCATTTGCCAAATTTGACGAAATGCACCGGATGCACGATATGCTTGTGCATGCGGGGTTCCGAAAGGGCATCTTTACGTATATTTCCGCGCTGGCTTTAATGGGTACGAACACCGCCGAAGACAAAATTCATGTAAAAGCCGCAAAGGCGCATACCATATACTCCTATATGAAGGATCAGCATTTCTTCCTGACGTCCGCAAGCGACTACCCGCTTGCTGTTCTTCTAGCTGAAAGAGAGGAACGGGCAGAAGAACTGATCGAATTAATGGAATCCTATTATGATGAGCTGAACCGCAGCGGGTTCAAACAGGGAAATGAACTCCAGTTTTTAAGTCATATCCTTTCCTTAACAGGCCAAGCAGCTTCACAGGATATCGTGAGCCGCTGTGTCCAGACAGCCCGTACACTGGAAGACTATGGATTCAGCTTAAAAAGAAAACATTATCCGGAAATCGGTCTGCTCTCTTTAATCAATAGCCAAGCTGCTGATTTTGAAACTCTTTTTAGTTTTATTAAAAAACTGAATGGGGAAAAACATTTTAAGTGGCATAAAGATATGAACTTCACAGTAGCCGTTCATCTAATCGCCAGTGACCGTCTGGAAAACTCAAGCCTCATCGGAACCGGGCTTTATACGTCTATTGAAATCATGATGCAGGCACAGCAGGCCGCCATGATCGCCGTTGTCGCAAGCTCAGCCGCTTCTTCTGACGGAGGCGGGGGCGGAGATTAA
- a CDS encoding nuclease-related domain-containing protein, with product MIRKERKIPIKVLKLEALLRRLSKAHLKYPLIKEDLAKIKAGYRGEQSLDYYLSFLSNDKYHILHDLRLLHKTHHFQIDSLLLSPNFILIMEIKNIAGTLYFDHSFNQFIRTFDGKEEVFPNPLFQIVRHKMQLTNWLNEHLNLDVPVETLLIFSNASAIIKSSNPHSHSMKPVIQSAELISKVEEFEKKYKMPVMTDKQLKKIIKNLLKNHTASEVDVLDSYSILPEDIIIGVICSHCESYPINKINGNWKCRTCGNLAKRGHMDALTDYALLFDTKISNKEMRSFLNLNSRNAAAYLMKKEGFPAEGEKKSTVYDLSRLINQ from the coding sequence TTGATTAGAAAAGAAAGAAAAATCCCTATAAAGGTACTTAAATTAGAGGCTCTTTTAAGGAGGCTGTCAAAAGCGCATCTGAAATATCCTTTAATAAAAGAAGACTTAGCCAAGATAAAGGCTGGGTATAGAGGTGAACAATCGCTTGATTATTACCTCAGCTTTCTCTCAAACGACAAGTACCATATCCTTCATGATCTCCGTCTTCTCCACAAAACCCATCATTTTCAGATTGACTCTCTTCTACTCTCACCGAATTTTATTCTAATAATGGAAATTAAAAACATAGCCGGGACCTTATACTTTGACCATTCTTTTAATCAATTTATCCGGACGTTCGATGGTAAGGAAGAGGTATTTCCTAATCCGCTTTTTCAAATTGTCAGGCACAAGATGCAATTAACGAATTGGCTAAATGAACATCTAAATTTGGATGTCCCCGTTGAAACTCTGTTGATCTTCAGTAATGCCTCCGCTATTATAAAATCATCTAATCCACATTCTCATTCAATGAAACCAGTAATTCAAAGCGCAGAGCTTATTTCTAAGGTAGAAGAATTTGAAAAAAAGTATAAAATGCCTGTTATGACAGATAAACAGCTAAAGAAGATCATTAAAAACTTATTGAAAAATCATACTGCAAGCGAGGTTGATGTTCTAGACTCGTACAGCATTCTTCCTGAAGATATTATAATAGGAGTTATTTGTTCTCATTGTGAGTCATATCCGATTAATAAAATCAATGGGAATTGGAAGTGCAGAACTTGCGGAAATCTAGCAAAAAGGGGACATATGGATGCACTAACTGACTATGCTTTATTATTTGACACAAAAATTTCGAATAAAGAAATGAGAAGCTTTTTAAACCTCAATTCCAGGAACGCTGCCGCTTATTTAATGAAAAAAGAAGGTTTTCCTGCAGAAGGAGAAAAAAAGAGCACAGTTTATGATTTATCCCGCTTAATCAACCAATGA
- a CDS encoding cupin domain-containing protein yields MNHFDNRLETFYFNRSGTIPNHPAFPVLLYRRALINQPGRMEEMFNRNNWLNSWENGIFPYHHYHSNCHEVLGVISGYAEVRIGGEMGADLLIQTGDVIVLPAGTGHKNLSSSSDFSVAGAYPDGMRSDQYSESDSLQPEIIERIQSVPIPDEDPVTGGQGPLHQYWR; encoded by the coding sequence ATGAATCACTTTGACAATCGGCTTGAAACTTTCTATTTTAATAGAAGCGGAACGATCCCGAACCACCCTGCCTTTCCGGTCCTTCTATATAGGAGAGCGCTCATAAATCAGCCCGGCAGGATGGAAGAGATGTTCAATCGGAACAATTGGCTCAACAGCTGGGAGAATGGCATTTTTCCTTATCACCACTACCACAGTAATTGTCACGAGGTGCTCGGTGTAATCTCGGGTTACGCCGAGGTGCGAATCGGCGGAGAAATGGGAGCGGACCTTTTGATTCAGACAGGTGATGTAATCGTTCTTCCAGCTGGAACCGGTCATAAAAACCTGTCTTCCTCTTCTGATTTTAGCGTAGCCGGAGCCTATCCGGACGGGATGAGAAGCGATCAGTATTCCGAAAGCGATTCTCTTCAGCCTGAAATAATAGAACGCATACAATCCGTACCCATCCCGGACGAGGATCCGGTCACAGGGGGACAAGGTCCCTTGCACCAATATTGGCGGTAA